The Lolium rigidum isolate FL_2022 chromosome 1, APGP_CSIRO_Lrig_0.1, whole genome shotgun sequence region CTGTTGTCTTTATAGCTGTGTAATACTTTCTTTTATGTTCAGGATGATGAGCAACTGAGAGTTTTCAATAACCAGATTGAGGAGGACAAAAAAATAATCATTTCAAGGCATAACCTTGTTGAAGTACACAAGGTATTGGAAGAGCTATTTGCTTAGTCAGTAATTTTAATCAATTCGTATTCATTTCCATTATTCAGCCCTCATATGGGAAGTGACTTAATGGCGCTTCCCCAAGTGCTTACCTGTAAGTCATGGCCGGTAAATGCAGGTGCTTGAAGAGCATGAGCTATCATGTGAAAATCTGCTGCACGTGAAGTTAGATGGCATTATTCTGACAAAACAAAGTAAGCCTGCTAACTGGATCCAtattatgacgcatatgctttttCCCTAAAATCATGATTGCCAGTGTGGCTAATGTGCTGATGGATCATATCAAACAACGTCCAACTTAAAGTTTATTGAAGTTCATGATTATTATTTGGTTTGTGGGTGGCATACTAGCATGCAATCTGGTTTTATCGATCCAACCGTAGGTTCTAACTCATATCATTACTCTCGTTAGGAATCTTGATTTGCAATGTGCACACTGACCCCGCTAAACTGCAACTAGAGAACGCGATTTGTGCTCAGTCAGTGGGCATGGGTCCAAAGAATTTGAAGTTGCATGTCCTTATAAGTAAATTAATATTCACCTTCCTACTGAGTATAACTCCCGCTCACCTGTCTCCGTTTCAAAAGCAAAAACTCCCACTCACCTGTCTTAAGTTACAACCTTTTTTTTTACTTGTAAATTCCTCTAGTCTGTTCTGGGCTCCTTTTCTGCCTTCTGTTTTCCTAATTAGTCTTCCAAACTCTTACCAGATCCCCCGTTCCTCTCCAGCTCATCGTTGGCATAGCTAATGATGTGGGACCCATGTCGTGTACATTTTTCTACTAGATCTAGTTTTTAGGTTATTGGTTTCTACCTTTTAGGTTCCTCCTTTTTTTTTAAAGTGGTCTAGGTTGCTCCTGGTGTGGAGTGGTTTTGCCCTTGTTGGTTTCAGTCTTTAATATACTCTTTctgttccaaattaattgactctggAGGGAGTaaagagtcaattaatttggaacatAAGGAGTAAGTAGCTAAGAACCTTCGGATCTAGGCAGCAACATGGGTTAGTCGACAGGCATCAACTTCTCCATGTATTTCTCCCTCCTTTGTTCTTTCTTTGAACTCCAGATCCAAACCCACTAGGTTTTACGCTGGATGCTCCTCACCCTCTTCAATCACTGTTGTCTGTGGTCGCCAtggttggaggcccaacattatcGGTACACGATGGCGCAGGATCTGCTGCATGACACGCCACCTTGTTTACACATTGGTGATAACCAAAAATCACCTCGCAGTCCCAAATGCCAATCGGGCCAAGTAGACCCTTTCCTCATTCTTCAGTCCTCATGTTGTTGATCACTTGCGCAAATGCCACAGCTGCCAGATCTGATCAGAAATTCACGGCCAGCAAGCAGCAATACCCGTTCCTCATCTCGGTCAGTGGGAGATGTATCCTTGGGATATGCTCGTATTTGTTGTTTATTGTTTCAGCTGTTTGTGGACGCATGACTGTATGATGCTGTACCTTTTGTCACGCTATAAACGAACTTAAAAGTGCCTTAAGTTGGAGTAGAACAGTTTGCTAACTGCATGCATTTGTAAATTTGTATTGTGGATGTAGGAGCAGAGAAGGTCATTGGATGGGCTAGAAGTCACTACTTGTCGTCAGCAACTCATCCTTCCATTAAGGGCGACAAGCTAGTTATTCCCCGCGAGAGGTATTTCCTCATTGGTCTGGCCATTCAATCGTATCTTTGGCTAGACATAACTGTTAATATCTTACCTTATTTGAAGTCTGGAGCTAGCAATCAGGAGGCTAAGGGAGCAGGAGGCTTCACCTAAGAAGCTCTCTGAAAACATGAAGGTACTCTAAGTTATGGTTGTTTCATAGAGTTAGTTAGTTTGTTCTTATTTAGCAAGTTCGTTATGTTGTGATGATGTCCAACCTCAATGAGTGTTTTGCTGCAGATGTTGGCAAAAGATGAATTTGAGCGCAATTTCATTTCAGCAGTTGTACCTCCCCATGAAATTGGAGTTAAATTTGAAGATATTGGTGCTCTCGAGGATGTCAAGAAGACACTGGACGAACTTGTTACTCTTCCAATGAGGAGACCAGAGCTTTTCTCACGTGGGAACTTGTTAAGGGTATAATGCTTTCCATTTGCATATACATATCTCCCTGTAGTAATTTGGGCTTCTTAATATTGATTCTGGTCCCTTGTTACCATATGGGCTTACAAACTACTTTGACTGCCAATTTATATCCATACAACACTGAAATAGTCTTCTAATGCAAAAATAACCTTAGTTTTATCTTTAGTTCCAAACCTCTACATACGAAATGTACTTACAATTTTGGTGGGGCCTTGGTGCTATTCCTCTGCAAGCTTGTTTTGTAGCTCTCAATACTCAATATTACATGATGTTGTTTTATAATAAGTGATTATCTTTGGAGATTTTAGAGAGGTATTTTTATGGATGTCTAGTAAAGCAGATTTTTTGTGCTGAATGTACATAATGGGTCCTCTAATGAGTTGGAAACTTGTAGTGAGCCAGCACTAGGTACAAGTTTGCGGTAGATGAAACAGTTGATTGGGTTGCTATCCTTAACGGTAACTTCGTTGATATCCTCAGCTTAGAGGGTTTTTCATTTTCCTCCAGTAATTTTGTTCATGATATCTGCGATAGTGATACCTATAACAGGTAGCAAAATATTCCGTATAAACTCTTTTTTGGGTGTTTTCATGATAAATTGCTTTGGTAGTGCTATTTGCATACTTGGATGCAGGGTGCAAGCATGACTTATTGAGCTTAATTAAATCATTAAAGAGTGAGAAATGGTGATGTGATATCATTTGACTCAACTTCATAAATCAAATTGCTAAGTCCATGAAGAAACACTGTTACATTTTTATGGCACTCCTATAATAGAAGAAATATCTCTGATGCAAAGTCTAAAACTTTTGGCTTTCTTAGATGTACTTTTGTATGCATggctttatttcattgttgtattTTTGACATGAAGTGTCTCTGTGGACCTTTGTTCAGCCTTGCAAAGGAATACTGCTTTTTGGACCTCCTGGAACAGGAAAAACACTTTTGGCAAAGGCACTTGCGACAGAAGCTGGAGCAAATTTTATCAGCATCACTGGTTCTAGTCTCACGTCAAAGGTAGATGTACTCGACTTTGGAGTGTAGGAGTTGTATTATTGTGACAACTGATTGGAATGAAAATTATGAATCACTTATTCACTTCTATATCATCTGAAAAATCCCTTCTTCTATTTGACCCTAAAATATCCTGCGCCATTTTATGTTTTCCAATTCACAGACGCTTTTGCATGGTTATCTCCCTCCTGTATCAAATTTACCACTGCTTGTAGTTGCAGACTGATAGGCTGAACATTCTCTTTGTAAACAAATACTTTGGTAATGATCATGTATGATTTCTTAGATCACACTACTCTTCCATCCTTCCATTTATGCTATACTAGTAATAATCAAACCTCTATTAGCTCCTAGATCAATTTCAGCACTGCTTTCATCTATCGTCCCTCCCTGCTAGTTGTGTGCGTACGTGCTGCTTTACATGAAATTACGAAGACGTGTATAGAAGTTCATCTTGTGTGTGAATTCTCTTCCTGGAATGTACACGAAATTTCACAACTCAATTCAGTAGCCAATATCTGTTTTCTGTCAACAGTGGTTTGGAGATGCTGAGAAGCTCACCAAAGCCCTTTTCTCCTTTGCGAGTCGGCTAGCTCCTGTCATCATATTTGTGGATGAGGTGAGTtttgatttgatcaaacaaactgaAGTAGGTTATTTATATTCAGGACGGTGTCCTTATCATTTCAACAGGTCACATGGAATCTCCTGATTCTCATGCAATTTTGTTTTGCTAATGGTAGGTTGACAGCCTACTTGGTGCAAGAGGTGGTGCAATGGAGCATGAAGCAACGAGAAGGATGCGCAATGAGTTTATGGCAGCTTGGGATGGTCTACGGTCCAAAGAGAATCAAAGGATACTTATTCTTGGTGCAACGAACCGTCCATTTGATCTAGATGATGCAGTAATACGGCGTTTGCCCAGGAGGTAAAATCTGCATTTATGtgcttgtgcctggcaatgtattACTTTGGCTTGGTGCCTTAACAATGTGATGATCTGCAACATGATTCATAGGATATACGTCGACCTTCCAGATGCGCAAAACCGAATGAAAATTCTTAAGATTTTACTTGCCAAAGAAAACCTAGAATCTGAATTTGGATTTGACGAACTAGCCAACGCAACAGAAGGTTACTCTGGAAGTGACTTGAAGGTACCATACTTAAGTCATCATCAGTTGTTCTATTCTTCTCCTAATTTACCTGATGTCCACTTATGTTACTCATGTGTAACTTTGTATAAACTCGTTTGGTGCATTTTTCTGCAGAACCTATGCATAGCCGCAGCATACAGGCCAGTTCATGAACTACTAGAAGAAGAAAATAAGGTGTCATTATCTTGCTTTTCGTATTGGTTGTTGCAAGTTTATTCATCGTGGATTCTCCTGCATGTTTGCTCACATGGTTGCCACCTTTTCTTAGGGGGCTAGTACAAAAACTTCTTTGAGGTCCTTAAAGTTGGATGACTTTATCCAAGCAAAAGCCAAGGTATTAGAACCCTACTGTTTGTTGACTGTTCTGTGCATTCCAATGGATATCATGTTTCATATTTCATTGTTTGCATCACCTGTACAGGTGAGCCCATCCGTTTCTTTCGATGCCACAAGCATGAACGAGCTAAGAAAATGGAACGAGCAGTACGGTGAAGGTGGCAGCAGGAGTAAATCACCTTTTGGGTTTGGCAGCTAACATGTTCCTGTAGTGTGAGTATAATCTGTAGTACCATTAGCCCATTGTGCTCTTATTTAGCCATACAGAATTAAATCAGTGGTAGAGCTTTCGCGTCTCAGCTTTGATGACCGCCTTTTTAACTGCAGCGGCCAATCTTGCCCTCTCTCCATTTCTTAGTACTTACCTAGAGTCTATTTGAGCATTGATATGTCCCTGCATCAACAGAGAAACACCTATGTTTCCCGAGCCTGGTTAATAGACAGTGTTAACCATTTCTCCTGTTGTACCGTTGCCGCATCCTGGCCGATGCCTGATCAAACTGTAAATAGCTCCAGAAATTTTGACCAGAACAACTGACAGTGTACCATCTTAAAATAAACTACGTGTTCTGTTGTTTCTTCGTGACTGTTTTCCATGATTGAATAATGTTGTCTGCACAATTACCTGTTGGAGAGAACCAATGTGTTCTGTTGCTGTCGCTTGACTGCCTTGATATGCTTACTGTTTCGGTTCTGTTCTATACCACTAGTACATTTTTTTCCATTTGTGATTCGAGTCTTTAACGACCAAGTGTAGCTCCTGCAATGTGTTGGGTAAAGAGTTTTTTACGCATCATTCTATACTTTCTTTTATGACGGATGCATGTACCTTCCTGTTGTGCCAGCGAGCATGTTCATAGTTTGGTCCCAAACTGCCAAGCAAGTGAATCAATCCCGCACCTTACCGTGTGGACGGTTTAGCCTTGTTTTCTTTGGTTTCTACTGTACTTTCTAGACTCAACTAGCAAAGGAGCAGAGCTGGGACGATGGGTATAGAAAGTGTATCCGGTGGATCGGATGGAGATCATGGTGGCagactggtggtggtggtggcgggcaCGCATGGTCGAACGCGCGCGCGGCGTCCCGAGGCTGACGCGATGCTCCTCATTGTTGACCGCATGCTGACTTTCTGCGGTCACTACTGGTCCAAGTTAGGGCACCTCAGGCTACCCCTTGCCTTTGCTCTGTTTCCCAGCCATGTTGTTTCTTTCATTTCATATATGTTACTGTATTATAAAAATTTGTAGACATATTATAAGAAAAAAATACGTTGCTGACCAGCGAAATTTAAGGACGTCTTACATTTTGGGATGAAGaaaatattgttcttccaagctgACCTTAAAACAGAATGAACATGATTGATGGCGAAAAAACCACTGAATCAACAAAGAGGTTAGGAGGCAACTTTATTATAAGGGAGTAGCCAGTAGCCCGAGGTACCACCGTGGCTGAAAGTCTAGAATTTCATATCTGATATTCCTTAAGGAAACGAGAAAACAGTACAAGTGATGGACAACAAGACGCACAAAATGACCAATAAACAATAAAATTACATCGAAAATCATATTGGCCGTCTTCTTCCTAAAGCTTCCTCATCAGTTGCCAGAGGTTAAGAATACACTGAACACACAGTAAGGAAAAGTGACAGATGCAAACACACTTTCCAATTAAGTCGCCATATGAGACTTCGAAGACCACAATAGCTACTCGTTGCGAACAATGAGATCTGGTAGTTGCAGATCGAATATCACTTCCGAACACACCCCACGCAGTACATGCTTGCAAATCTTCACCCTTAGATCATAGGGTTTAGGAAACTAAGCCTTACCGTAGAGTAGAGCGAAAGAAGAGAGGTCAAAAAAAGGCATGGAGGGAGCGATTTTGCTGACCGGTTTGTTCTATGTACCTTACGTCAAAGTAGAACATACTAATTTTGTCTCTTCTTCACCTCTTGTCATGTGGCCACTCCTCTTCTGTAACGAGGAAGACATGTGTGTATTCCCCCCTCTCCAACATGACCGCTGAAAAGGGATGCAACATGTTCCCCGCCCTCTCCTCCATCAGCAACCCCAGTGGTCCCCCCTTTCCCGCAAGCTTTGTCTCCGACGTGTAGATAGGTTAGGATTTTGTGGTGGCATCACTCTGATGGTGGCCGCGATGGCTCAGGCGGATAAGCTTTTCCTACCCTTGGCCCCGTCTCGACCTTGTAGAGTGGCAGTGTGGATTTGTGCCGTATCAACAAAACCGTGAGGCTAGGTTTCTTGTGCTTCGACCCCACTTCTTTCAGCATCGACACTAATACCAAATATTTTATGCAAACACCGTTCCGTGAAGCGGTGACATCGAAACTTGATCGAGGGATTCAGGCTACCCTAGTGGCGAACCTTGACCATAATTATAGGAGGGGTAAAAAGACATTAGATGAAACCTGAGCGAGCCAGATTAAAATCTTTTCTATTTTGTATGGTAAAAAATGGTAAATACTAAGTAGTATTGTGTAATTTTTCATTGAgttggggggtggggggggggggggggaaggcaTGGCCCCTTTTGGCCTCCACTAAGATCCGCCAGTGGGCTGccccatcaacatgttcttctccgTGACAAGAGGTCCTATGAACTATAGTCTTGATGACTTCCTTTATGTAGGCAACAATGTCAGGCTAGCCCCAACGGCGGGGTTGTAGGAGCGATGTACCATCGAATCGTGCTGTTGGAAGAGGGCGGTGAGTCCAAAGAATttattttttcttaatttttgatTAGGGATTTTCTGTAATGATGCGGTTGTTCAATGAGCATCCTTGTTGAGTAGATATTCTCTGGTGTATTTCTTACCATATGCCCCCCTCCTTCTTCGTATAGTCGAGAACGTGGTGAGCCCACATTGTACCTATATGTGTGCATATGCACCAGAGTAATACATCATGCATTACAAACTTTCTACAATCCTCATTTTTTTTCCGCGGAGAAACATACTGCAAAGACATGGTGGTACCATTATTGCTGAGTCTGTATTCTTGCCGTTTCACGGAGGCTCGGGGAGGCAGGGAGAGTGGTGAATAATTAAACTTGTAGAAAAACATTATAGGGTGAACTTCTAAGAACTATCGAATTTGTAAAAAATGCTGCCAGGCGTGTTGAACTCAGAGCACACCGCATTTCCACGATCCTGCATTTCAATATCTGATTTTTTTTACTGCATCTCACCTTTCACGTGCAAGAATTAGTTTAAGGTCACGAGGGGCGAAACTGTAACTTGACATGATGAGACCGACGCAGCGACCCGCCACTCCGGCGTCAGCGTCTTGCCCTGTCCGAGTTGGACCAACCTACCGTCGTCACGGACGCTATTTAAGACCGGGATCGCGACCACCACTCGCCGCCACCAGCTCCAGCTCCGCCCTGCGACCTCGCACGCGCGCGCGCTACGGCTACCTACCTACCCACCTGCTACGTACGAGGATCCCGTCCTGCGCGACGCAGCCTCGCGACCGGGGATGGCAATGGAGGCGGCCGTCGCGATGCAGACGCGGGCGGTCGGGGTCGTCGGAGGCGGGAGCCGGAGCGGGGCTCTCGGCGTCGGCGGGGATAGGCGGCCCCGGGCGGGGAGCCTGCGAATCGGAGGATCCGCTGGAGGGGCGGCGCTGCGGGCTCGCGGGGCCAAGCCCGTCGCCCCGCTCTGCTGCGTCAAGACATCCAGAGGTATGTTGTTTTCCGGCCTTTTCGGTTGAATCCACGAGACTCTGTCTGGGGGTTGGGACGATGCAGCATGATTCTTTCTGCTCTGGGAAAAATCGTGCGATAGTGGGGTATGATAAATTTTGGAGCTTTGGCGATCCGCCTAATTCCATCGGTTAATTCGTGGCAAAATTTGTTGGGAGAAGGGATGCTCTCCTCTGCTGTCGATAAACGTGGCTGCCCGTGGACTGAACAGAGCTAGGTAGTTGTTGGGGGTAGGTAGGTGATCGCTTTGCTCGGTCAAATTGGCACACTTGTGGTGGTGGGGGAGGGACAGAGAACACTTATCCCGTCCGTGTTCGACGATGTAGATGGAACTTAAATCAAGCGCGCGCGATAGCTCGTCGTTGAATTGGTTATGGGATGGAGGCACTAGTTGCTATTTATTAGGACATACACATACTCGTACTGATTTTTCTTTGTGGCCTTCCTGTACTACAGGTCAGCAGAGCTTGCATAACTCGGTTGACGAAGCCCTGTTGCTAAAGGTCTACATCTTACACTGAATTCTTCCTTATATGAATAGTAGAGCCAACTGTTTTCTTTTTTGGGCGTCGCTTCTGACATACGTGTGTTGTAATTGCAGAGGAAAGCAGAACAGGTTCTGTTCGAATTGAACGGGCGCTGTATTTACCTAGTTGGTAAGTTCCCGCACCTATCCTTTTTTACTCTTACCGAGGAGTAAAGAACAGAGAATTTCTTCTTTGTGTCTTAAATTAATAAGAGTATGCTGCTCATAATGCAGGAATGATGGGCTCCGGAAAGAGTACGGTGGGCAAGATATTAGCCGAAGTGCTGGGTTATTCATACTTTGACAGCGATAGTTTGGTCGAACAGGCAGTTGGCATGCCTTCTGTTGCTCAAATATTCAAGGTTCATAGTGAAGCATTCTTCAGAGATAATGAGGTAATGCTTGGTGTACAGTTTTGTTGTAGATTGTGCGTCGCTGTAGCACTAAGAATTAAAAGACTTATGGACTGATATTTTCTAGTTTATCTGCCCTCTTCGTTGTACAGAGCAGCGTCTTGAGAGATCTGTCCTCAATGCAGCGGTTAGTTGTTGCTACTGGAGGCGGTGCTGTTATTCGGCCAGTTAACTGGTATTGGAATTGCTCTGATCTCGtcaccattttatttattttatcctGTTTTCTCCTATGGATGAATAATAGttagatttttatttattttcaggAGTTACATGAAGAAAGGTATGTCTATCATGTTGGATGTGCCTTTGGATGCACTTGCGAAGCGAATTGCACAAGTTGGGACTGCTTCTCGCCCCCTTCTAGATCAACCATCTGCTGATCCATACACAGCGGTAGCTGCTCTCATTCTTCgaaaccatttttttttttttttaacacgCTGATCTCTGTTTTGGGTGTTTTAGCATGCTTACAACGTATCTTGTCACTGACCCGCTTTACGACCATAAAATATGATATCGCTGTTGTGTTACTTTGTGCGCAAACACTAAATGAGAAACAACAAAGAATGGCAGTAAACATCCATGCAATTTTTTAAACCCTCTACATGTACATTGGCTGTAGAAATTTGTCTTTCTCCCTGTTCCCACTAGTTAAAATGTATGACTCAGTGCTTTTGTCTGTGCCACAGGCTTTCGCGAAACTTAGCCTGCTCGCGGAGCAAAGAGGGGATGCTTATGCTAATGCCGATGTAAGGGTTTCACTAGAAGGTATGTTAGGTTCATAGATTTGTGCCACATGGTCACCATTTATTTGTGCCTGAGCAAATTTCTAGTTCAGCAGAAAATAAGTGTCTCCATTTATCTGTGCAGAGATTGCAGCTAAACAGGGTCATGGAGATGTCTCTCAGCTAACCCCAACTGATATCGCGATTGAGGTATGATACATATTGAGTCAATTTTTCGTGTACAATTGACATTCCATGCTTTCTCCAACGCACCCCTTAGACGAATTTTCCTCTGATGTAATGTCCTGCTGCAATTCAGGCCCTACAGAAGATTCAGAATTTTGTCAATGAGCACTCCATGGCCAGTGGCCCATTTGAAGACTTATAAGTTGATCACAAAGATACGAAGGATACAAGCCCTGTAGATTTTGGCCCCCATTTTTTCTTGTACTCTGTATGTTTATTCTTTTATACCTCAACATTATTCATTTATTCTTTGTACCCAAAGAGGAGATGGGCTTGCGCATGCTCAGAAATAAATAAGAGAATAGCCGATGGTGCTAATGTGACAGTTCCACAGTTCGGAATGATCATTGCAGTTACATATTTCACTCTATCTTTTCCGTAAGTGGGATCTTCTTTTTAGGTGAAATTCATATGAAAACTTTTGTGTACTCATGTTTTCTGATGTGATATACTTCATGCCAAATGTAAAATGAGCACAATAGGTTGAGAAAAATAAATCGAACATGAACATCAAGGCCTttcagaaacaaaaaaaagaagttatatcattttttttttggtatCTCAACGTTTTACAAAGCCTGGAGTAGGCCTAGCCTGGAGCCTCAAGAGAAGAAACATCCAACGACCCTCTGCAAGTATATGAAACGAGTATGAGTTGGTGACTCATCTCTCGCAAGGCCTGTCTCTGAACTAATGTTTGGTCGTCAAACTGATGGGATACACAAGACTTGATCTACTGGGAGGCCGGGAGGACTGTTTATGACACATGGAGCCATGGCTCACCTGGCTACGTTCATTTTTAAAGAAAAACGTCGCTGTAAATTTTGTTTATTGTGGCCCAGCGAACGCAAAGATTGGCTGAGACAAGGTGGCCTTCTTAAACAAACAGTTTTTTCAAGTACTCCGTAGAAAAGAAATAAGGAGTGTTCTACAGAAACTGGATGCTTAACAGTCGTCAGGCATACTTTTCCAGTGAGTTGTCGATTACTGAAGATCTCATTTAAAGTCATACTTGGTTCTCTGAGTGTTCGACCAGGTTTAGTAAGCCATACAATGTAGCTCATGTTCTTGCGCAATTAGGTGTTAAATGCCATGTAAACTCCACTTTGTCCCGGGAGGGTTCCTGAGTGTGCTATTGATGCTGTAATGGGCGATTTTCCCCAAAATGTTTCATAATAAAGCTATACACAATTGGTATTATGGGACATGTTTCATGATTTGCAGAGTGTCGAGCTGGAAGTGTGACAGTTGAGAAACATATTCAGTAATTGCATTGGCAAGGTCTAATTGGTATCATTTGTTGCTGCCATGCGTGTTTTCACTGAGGCAAAAGGGCTCAAAACAAATTCAATGCAGAGCACCTACCAAGAAACATGATAAATACCTGAATATTAAGGGGACGAAAAGTAACATCGATAAAAGCACGGTCAAACAAAACTGCTCACATCAGGACCTTCATCAGGTTTGTCAATTGAAACTGCCCTTTGGTTGTGCCTGATGTGGGCTCTGCCGATGAGAGTGGACGAGGCCTTTTTTGTTGTTTCCCTCCTTGTGCTAGGGCCAGCTCGACGGTTCTCTAACTTGAGGAGTTGTGTGGGGAACCGGTTCTGCCTTTATTCGTTGAGCAAGTGAAGGTGAACTCATGGAGATCTCAATTCTGGATTCACCATCTAGTGAGGCGTTGGGCTTTAAAGAGAGTAGTGTTGTGGACGGTGCAGTTTCTCTCTCACATGGGAGTGCGGAGAAGTCTCTCCGAGGGAATAGAAAGAAGAGGGGCATCACAAGGAATACTTCCGTCGATGCTCGAGAGACCCAATTAGCATCTTCGTATCCGTTTAGTGTGTCTTATTTGTGATGTGGTGATCCATGTGTCTTTAGTCTGAAGTAGGTTGAGAGAATTTGGTTGATTTGTCTTTCCATCAGGAAGTTGCATGTGTGGGGTGTTGCGGAAAGTATTTTCTAACGCAACGGGTAACTACCGGATACATATCTATCGTTCAGGTCTTCGTGATTCGTGTGAGGCTCCCTTCCTATATCTAGTGTATATCATCTCTATATGATACTTCTCTGAAATCTAAAAGAAAATTTAGTAGAATCTCGTAATTTATTTATATAAACCGGAATTCATGATACTTTAAATAAAAGTAACTATAATAATTCAAATATGTGTGAAATACATGTATTATGTTGTTGAAATAACAAAATTCCAATATAGATTTATTTATATCTAACAAATATCGTATATATATTAggaaaatagtgggctaccatgggtGGTAGC contains the following coding sequences:
- the LOC124674004 gene encoding shikimate kinase 2, chloroplastic-like; translation: MAMEAAVAMQTRAVGVVGGGSRSGALGVGGDRRPRAGSLRIGGSAGGAALRARGAKPVAPLCCVKTSRGQQSLHNSVDEALLLKRKAEQVLFELNGRCIYLVGMMGSGKSTVGKILAEVLGYSYFDSDSLVEQAVGMPSVAQIFKVHSEAFFRDNESSVLRDLSSMQRLVVATGGGAVIRPVNWSYMKKGMSIMLDVPLDALAKRIAQVGTASRPLLDQPSADPYTAAFAKLSLLAEQRGDAYANADVRVSLEEIAAKQGHGDVSQLTPTDIAIEALQKIQNFVNEHSMASGPFEDL